From the genome of Sphingobacterium kitahiroshimense, one region includes:
- a CDS encoding TlpA disulfide reductase family protein, protein MKNMKWMLMLAFALPTFGFAQQNYTVQGTVGKLNKPAKAFLRLNYEGKERIDSVEMNNGKFEFKGTIPSPMEAHLRIIHDDAPFDPTKPPKQDIFPFLIEGVTIKVVSTDSIKNAKISGSPLNVENEKVNAFLKPIYDQYEILNAEYKSKSLADQQDPKYIQSLEERANAIQQQTIDAKMDYVAKNPKSYMALMAFNSTLPPEFDAIKAEEVFLKLDPNLQNSILGKDLAARIALVKKTSEGVEAQDFTQPDVDGKQVKLSDYRGKYVLIDFWASWCAPCRRENPNLVKSYAKYQKEGFEILGVSMDKATDKAKWLKAIQDDGLTWKQVGDLKGWDNEAGVMYDVKAIPMNFLVDPNGKIIAKYLRGEELDLKLAEIFGK, encoded by the coding sequence ATGAAAAATATGAAATGGATGTTAATGTTAGCTTTTGCTTTGCCAACTTTTGGATTTGCGCAGCAAAATTATACAGTACAGGGAACAGTAGGAAAATTAAATAAACCTGCAAAGGCATTTTTGCGTTTGAATTATGAGGGAAAAGAACGTATTGATTCTGTTGAAATGAATAATGGTAAGTTTGAATTTAAGGGTACTATTCCTTCACCGATGGAAGCGCATCTGCGTATTATCCACGATGATGCTCCTTTTGATCCTACAAAACCCCCTAAGCAAGATATTTTCCCCTTTCTGATTGAAGGTGTAACTATAAAAGTAGTGTCGACTGACTCCATAAAAAATGCTAAGATTTCCGGTTCTCCGTTGAATGTGGAAAATGAAAAAGTAAATGCGTTTCTAAAACCAATATACGATCAGTACGAGATTTTGAATGCTGAATACAAATCCAAATCATTAGCTGATCAACAGGATCCAAAATATATTCAGTCTTTGGAAGAACGTGCAAATGCTATACAGCAACAGACTATTGATGCAAAAATGGATTATGTAGCTAAAAATCCAAAAAGCTATATGGCTTTGATGGCATTTAATTCAACTTTACCTCCTGAATTTGATGCTATTAAAGCTGAAGAAGTATTTTTGAAATTAGATCCAAATTTGCAAAACTCTATCCTTGGTAAAGATCTGGCTGCAAGAATTGCTTTGGTAAAGAAAACTAGTGAAGGTGTTGAAGCGCAGGATTTTACACAGCCTGATGTTGATGGTAAGCAGGTTAAACTATCTGATTATCGTGGTAAATATGTTCTGATTGATTTCTGGGCATCTTGGTGTGCGCCTTGTCGTCGTGAAAACCCTAATCTTGTAAAATCTTATGCTAAATACCAAAAAGAGGGTTTTGAAATATTAGGTGTATCTATGGATAAAGCTACAGATAAAGCAAAATGGTTAAAAGCGATCCAAGATGATGGTTTGACTTGGAAGCAAGTAGGTGATCTAAAGGGGTGGGATAATGAAGCTGGTGTAATGTATGATGTGAAAGCAATTCCTATGAACTTTTTGGTAGATCCTAATGGAAAGATTATCGCTAAATATTTACGCGGTGAAGAGTTGGATTTAAAACTTGCTGAGATATTTGGAAAGTAA